Genomic segment of Dactylococcopsis salina PCC 8305:
GGCGACAACAACATCAAATCCCTGTTATTGGAATTACGGGATCAGTGGGGAAAACCACAACCAAAGAATTAATTGCAGGAGTTTTGTCTCGCTATGGCAAAGTGTTAAAAACCGAGGGAAACTATAATAATGAAATTGGTGTCCCGAAAACGCTCTTGCGGTTGAACGCCGAACATGATTACGCTGTGGTAGAAATGGCAATGCGTGCCAAGGGAGAAATTGCTCAACTTACTGATATTACTCAGCCTACCATCGGGTTGATTACAAATGTGGGAACGGCTCATATTGGTCGTTTAGGCTCAAGAAGCGCGATCGCACAGGCAAAATGTGAACTCTTGGCACAAATGCCCAAGACAGCCACTGCTATCCTTAACCATGATAACCAACGTTTAATCAATACTGCCGCCACTGTGTGGGAAGGAAACACTCTCACCTATGGTTTAGAAGGGGGAGACATTCACGGGCGCTTAATCGACTCGGAAACCCTCGCTGTGGATGATTTTAATTTCCCTCTCCCCCTCGCGGGAACTCATAATGCGTCCAACTATCTGGCAGCGATTACTGTTGCTAAAGCACTTAACCTCGATTTAACCCCCTTACAAGCAGGGATTGAGGTAACATTACCAGGAGCGCGATCGCGTCGTCATGTTCTTCCTAACGATATCCTTTTCCTCGACGAAACCTATAACGCAGGAGTGGAATCAATGATCGCATCCTTACAACTGCTTAAAGACACGCCAGGAAAGCGTCACCTCGCGGTTTTAGGCACAATGAAAGAATTAGGATCAGAATCCGCCTCCCTACATTCGCAAGTGGGAGACACGATCGCACGACTTCATCTTGATCATCTTTTAGTTTTGGTCGATGAACCAGAAACCGAAGCGATTGCGACAGCAGCAACTGCGATTAAAAGTGAATGTTTCGAGGATAAAAACGCCTTAGTGAACCGTTTGCGAGAGATTTTAACGCCAGGCGATCGAGTGTTATTCAAAGCCTCTCATTCCGTTGGCTTAGACCAAGTTTTAGCTCAGTTTATCAATTAGGGTTTGCTGAAAAAGTCCATTGGTTGGTTGAGTAAGGCAAGAGGCAAGAGGCAAAAGGCTTGCATGCAAGAGGCAAAAGGCTTGCATGCAAGAGGCAAGGTGCGTGACGATTGAACCATCAATGAACTTGCATTTTTACCTGAACTTAATCGCCTCAAATCCTTATTTGGTAAAACTTTCAGTTTCCCAACAGCAAGCTCTACAAATACATTCCTGAAAGCCCCCCAAATTTGGGGGGTTTGGGGGGCTAAGATCAGGTTCAGGTAATTGCTGATAATTGGTGTTGGGTTTCGTAAACTCCACCCATTGCAGTGACCAGTGATCAGTGATCAGTAAGCAGTAAGCAGTGAATAGTGAATAGTAAGCAATTAATTCGTAACAGATTGTAAGCTACTAAGTAACTGATTAGATCAAGAACAACTGGTAACTGGTAACTGGTCACTGGTCACTGGTCACTGGTCACTGATTTTCGTAACAGATTGTAAGCTACTAAGTAACTGATTAGATCAAGAACAACTGGTAACTGGTAACTGGTCACTGGTCACTGATTGGTGTTGGGTTTCGCGTGGAGACGTTCCATGGAACGTCTCTACCCAACCTACTTTTAAATTGAGTGTCCAATAACAAATAACGAGTAACAAACAACAAATAACAATCTTAATATCCAGTCGCCGCCACATCTAAACTATAACTAAACTCTACTCGCTTAACCTTGGTTTCATAACTGCCATCAGGATACAGCCAAAGCAGTCTAAAACCAGGTTCTCTATTTTCATCGAGAGCAAATTGTTTGCTTTTTGGTTTAAACTGGACAGAACTAGAAGGACTGGCTAAGTAATGCACTCCTGCTCGATCGCGCCCCCAATCCTGATGGATATGTCCAAACAAAACTAAACGCACTTGGGAATATTGATCTAAAACTTTAAATAAAGCATCAGGATTTTGTAAACAACTTTTATCAATCCAATCACAATCAATCAAAAATGGCGGATGATGTAACGTCACCACAGTGGGATAATTCTTCGCTTTTTCCAGTTCCGAATCTAGCCAACTTAACGTTTCTTCTGTCAAATAACCATAAACTCGTCCCGAAACCGCAGAATTCAGAAGAATAAATTGCCAACCTTGACAGTGAAAAGATTTATCTCCATAAAACGGAGGATTAGTTAATGCTTTTTCCATGAGATGTAATTGATCATGGTTTCCAGGAATCCAATAAGAGGGAATATTAAGCGTCTTCAGTTGTTTGTATAAACGCTCGTAAGACTCTAGGGTTTCATCCTGAGAAATATCCCCTGTTAATAAAATCCGATCGGGTTGGGGAGTCAAATTTTGGACTTCCTCAATTACTGCGGCTAAAGACTCTTCTGTTCTCAAACCAAGCAAGTCTCCTTCCCCTGAAGCAAACAGATGAGTGTCAGTGATTTGAGCTATTAAAAGCGGTGAGGCTAACATCATGTTTTACCACTCATATTTTCATGTTTTTCTTGTTTACTATTGTCCAGTATTTTGATTTTTCCAAACTGAGTTATTCCCCTCAAAACCATTTTAATTGTTTATGCCTTGACTTGCGATCGCGCTTTTAAGTTTTTCCATTCCTTCTTCCACCTCAGCGTCAGAAATAATTAATGGTGGTACAAAACGCAACACTTTTCCGCCTGCTGGTGCAATTAATAATCCCTCTTTCATAGCGGATTTCACAATTTCTATGGCGTTTAAATCAATTTCTGGGTTAATTTGCAAACCATTAATCAATCCCCAACCTCGGACTTCTGTAAACACTTCTGGAAACTCTGACGCGATCGCGCGTAAATGTTTCCGTATTTGTTCACCACGAGCAATCACATTTGATAAGATGTCTTCTTGTTCTAAAGTGTTCAAAACCGCTAAAGCAGCACTACACACAAAAGGATTCCCCCCAAAAGTGCTGGCATGATCACCAGGGGTAAAAACATCGCAAAATTCCCGACATAACATTGCGCCAATGGGGATTCCCCCTGCTAACCCTTTCGCACTGGTAAAAATATCTGGTTCGACTCCTAAATTCTCGTAACCCCAGTATTTCCCACTGCGTCCCACTCCGACTTGTACTTCATCAAAAATTAATAAGATTCCAGCTTGATCACAAATTTTTCTTAAACGGAGAAAATACTCTAAATTGCCAGGACAGACTCCCCCCTCTCCTTGTAGCGGTTCAACTAAAATCGCTGCCACTCTTGGTTCGTCTTGATTCCATTGGGCGATCGCGCTCTCGATCGCTTCCAAATCATTATAGGGAACATAAGCAAACCCAGGCACAAGCGGATCAAAATGCTTTTGATACTTCGGTTGTCCAGTTGCGGTAATGGTGGCTAAGGTGCGACCATGAAAACTGGCTTTTGCCGTTAAAATCACAGGATTACTGATATTTAAAACCGTATGGGCATATTTGCGAGCCAACTTGATCGCCGCTTCATTGGCTTCTGCGCCAGAATTGCAGAAAAACGCTCGATCGGCGCAAGAATGCTCCACCAACCATTGTGCTAGTTCCCCTTGTTCTGGAATATAGTACAGATTAGAAACATGATGGAGTTTTGCGATTTGTTCGGTTACGGCTTTAATCAGTGTCGGATGACCATGACCAAGGGTACAAGTCGCAATTCCCGCAACCAAATCTAAATAGTCCTTTCCCTCTGTATCCCAGAGACGACAGCCTTTTCCCCGCTCGATCGCGATCGGAAAACGTCCATAAGTCTCCATCACATAATGGTCAAAGGTTTGAGAAGTAAAGGATTTTGTCAGAGTTTCTGGAGTCATTAATTTCGTCTCTATTCTTTTTTACCTATTTTATTATTTGTAATGTACTCATTAGACCAAAATTATCGCCGACTCCAACAACAATTAATCGGGGGAGGATTAACCCTAGCTGGAGTTTTTTTACTGGGAACACTGTGGTATCGCTTGATCGAACAGTGGAGTTGGTCAGAAGCCGCTTATATGACCGTGATCACCCTTTCTACCGTCGGCTTTTCCGAAGTTCGTCCCTTGCCAGAGCGATCGCAGTTGTTTACCATTGGTTTGATTGCGGCTGGTCTGATTACCATTGGTTATATTGTTAATCGGTTTACAGAAGCCATTATTCAAGGCTATTTCCAGAAAGGCATTCAACTGAGGCAACGAAAACGCTTGATAGATACATTAACAAATCATTACATTGTTTGTGGGTTCGGACGCATGGGAAGGCAAATTTGCCGCGAATTTCAGTCCGAGTCCATTCCCTTTGTCGTCGTGGACACATCTCCAGAAAAAGTGGAAATTGCTCGCAATGCCAATTATCTCG
This window contains:
- a CDS encoding UDP-N-acetylmuramoyl-tripeptide--D-alanyl-D-alanine ligase, translating into MSPEITLPILAHIIQPSRESLTQDWQDRKITGIETDTRVLKPGEVFVALVGEKFDGHHFLENAVRSRASALILNQDFSGTIPDEIPQFYVQNTLTAYQKIAHWWRQQHQIPVIGITGSVGKTTTKELIAGVLSRYGKVLKTEGNYNNEIGVPKTLLRLNAEHDYAVVEMAMRAKGEIAQLTDITQPTIGLITNVGTAHIGRLGSRSAIAQAKCELLAQMPKTATAILNHDNQRLINTAATVWEGNTLTYGLEGGDIHGRLIDSETLAVDDFNFPLPLAGTHNASNYLAAITVAKALNLDLTPLQAGIEVTLPGARSRRHVLPNDILFLDETYNAGVESMIASLQLLKDTPGKRHLAVLGTMKELGSESASLHSQVGDTIARLHLDHLLVLVDEPETEAIATAATAIKSECFEDKNALVNRLREILTPGDRVLFKASHSVGLDQVLAQFIN
- the cpdA gene encoding 3',5'-cyclic-AMP phosphodiesterase, whose amino-acid sequence is MMLASPLLIAQITDTHLFASGEGDLLGLRTEESLAAVIEEVQNLTPQPDRILLTGDISQDETLESYERLYKQLKTLNIPSYWIPGNHDQLHLMEKALTNPPFYGDKSFHCQGWQFILLNSAVSGRVYGYLTEETLSWLDSELEKAKNYPTVVTLHHPPFLIDCDWIDKSCLQNPDALFKVLDQYSQVRLVLFGHIHQDWGRDRAGVHYLASPSSSVQFKPKSKQFALDENREPGFRLLWLYPDGSYETKVKRVEFSYSLDVAATGY
- a CDS encoding aspartate aminotransferase family protein, which translates into the protein MTPETLTKSFTSQTFDHYVMETYGRFPIAIERGKGCRLWDTEGKDYLDLVAGIATCTLGHGHPTLIKAVTEQIAKLHHVSNLYYIPEQGELAQWLVEHSCADRAFFCNSGAEANEAAIKLARKYAHTVLNISNPVILTAKASFHGRTLATITATGQPKYQKHFDPLVPGFAYVPYNDLEAIESAIAQWNQDEPRVAAILVEPLQGEGGVCPGNLEYFLRLRKICDQAGILLIFDEVQVGVGRSGKYWGYENLGVEPDIFTSAKGLAGGIPIGAMLCREFCDVFTPGDHASTFGGNPFVCSAALAVLNTLEQEDILSNVIARGEQIRKHLRAIASEFPEVFTEVRGWGLINGLQINPEIDLNAIEIVKSAMKEGLLIAPAGGKVLRFVPPLIISDAEVEEGMEKLKSAIASQGINN